One part of the Musa acuminata AAA Group cultivar baxijiao chromosome BXJ1-5, Cavendish_Baxijiao_AAA, whole genome shotgun sequence genome encodes these proteins:
- the LOC135674837 gene encoding ultraviolet-B receptor UVR8-like isoform X2 yields the protein MNVGEEEGGGGGGGGEEMEEDGKEEMMVVEETMEEKGRDKTVLMWGYLPGVSPQRSPLLHPVAVRMPDSPAGDRWRDVSGGGCGFAMAISESGKLYTWGSTDDMGQSYVTSGKHEETPAIFDLPTEVPIIMAAAGWAHCVAVTAQGEVYTWGWKECVPTGRITRDQSSSGGTSEKEERHSGLLSDQVSPRSQGSRASGTLSGFDSRGGDENTKRRKLSSAKMGPESSSSGEEALSAPPCLVTLNVGIHITGVAAGGRHTLALSDVGQVWGWGYGGEGQLGLGTRIRNVSSPHPVPCIESASFNKDRSSPAAKGKQSSDGQAYKLIGSCVKAIACGGRHSVAVTDTGALLTFGWGLYGQCGQGSTDDELSPTCVSSLLGVTIQGVAAGLWHTVCTSADGGVYSFGGNQFGQLGTGSDQAETLPKLLDAPCLENKNAKLVSCGARHNAMMTDDGQVFCWGWNKYGQLGLGDAIDRNIPALVPMENLRPKNVSCGWWHTLVLAESPT from the exons ATGAATGttggggaggaggaaggaggcggaggaggaggaggaggggaggagatggaggaggatGGGAAGGAGGAGATGATGGTGGTGGAGGAGACgatggaggagaaggggagggatAAGACGGTGCTGATGTGGGGTTACCTCCCTGGAGTGTCGCCGCAGAGATCGCCTCTGCTTCACCCGGTGGCCGTCCGAATGCCGGATTCGCCCGCAGGAGACCGGTGGCGGGACGTCAGTGGCGGAGGATGCGGATTTGCCATGGCCATCTCTG AGTCAGGCAAGCTATATACATGGGGTTCTACCGATGACATGGGTCAAAGCTATGTTACATCGGGGAAGCATGAG GAGACTCCGGCAATATTTGACCTCCCAACCGAGGTGCCCATAATTATGGCAGCAGCAGGATGGGCTCATTGTGTTGCAGTCACTG CTCAAGGAGAGGTCTACACATGGGGATGGAAAGAGTGTGTGCCTACTGGCAGGATCACTAGAGATCAGTCTTCCTCTGGTGGAACctcagaaaaagaagaaagacacAGTGGATTGTTAAGTGATCAAG TGAGTCCCAGATCACAGGGCTCAAGAGCTAGTGGAACCCTGTCAGGTTTTGATAGTAGAGGTGGTGATGAGAATACGAAGCGAAGAAAGTTGTCTTCAGCTAAAATGGGACCCGAAAGCTCATCCTCTGGTGAAGAAGCTCTTTCGGCACCTCCATGCCTTGTAACTCTTAATGTAGGTATCCATATCACTGGTGTTGCTGCTGGTGGACGACATACACTAGCATTGTCGG ATGTAGGTCAGGTGTGGGGTTGGGGCTACGGAGGAGAAGGGCAACTTGGTTTGGGTACTCGTATCCGGAATGTGTCTTCTCCTCATCCTGTACCTTGTATAGAATCAGCTTCTTTCAATAAAGACCGATCATCACCAGCTGCCAAAGGGAAACAAAGCTCAGATGGACAGGCATATAAACTCATAGGAAGCTGTGTGAAGGCCATTGCTTGCGGGGGTCGTCACAGTGTTGCAGTTACAG ATACTGGAGCCCTACTTACTTTCGGATGGGGACTTTATGGCCAG TGTGGACAAGGAAGTACCGATGATGAGCTGAGTCCAACATGTGTATCATCACTTTTGGGTGTCACAATACAAGGAGTTGCTGCTGGCCTGTGGCATACAGTATGCACATCTGCTGATGGTGGTGTGTATTCGTTTGGTGGGAATCAGTTTGGGCAACTAGGAACTGGTTCTGATCAAGCTGAG ACTCTACCCAAGCTACTGGATGCTCCATGTCTGGAGAACAAGAACGCCAAATTGGTCTCCTGTGGAGCACGTCATAATGCCATGATGACAG ATGATGGACAGGTATTTTGCTGGGGATGGAACAAATATGGTCAG CTTGGTTTAGGGGATGCGATCGACAGAAACATCCCTGCTTTGGTTCCTATGGAGAACCTCCGGCCCAAGAACGTGTCATGCGGTTGGTGGCATACCTTGGTTCTTGCTGAATCTCCAACATGA
- the LOC135674837 gene encoding ultraviolet-B receptor UVR8-like isoform X1, producing the protein MNVGEEEGGGGGGGGEEMEEDGKEEMMVVEETMEEKGRDKTVLMWGYLPGVSPQRSPLLHPVAVRMPDSPAGDRWRDVSGGGCGFAMAISESGKLYTWGSTDDMGQSYVTSGKHEETPAIFDLPTEVPIIMAAAGWAHCVAVTAQGEVYTWGWKECVPTGRITRDQSSSGGTSEKEERHSGLLSDQVSPRSQGSRASGTLSGFDSRGGDENTKRRKLSSAKMGPESSSSGEEALSAPPCLVTLNVGIHITGVAAGGRHTLALSVSDVGQVWGWGYGGEGQLGLGTRIRNVSSPHPVPCIESASFNKDRSSPAAKGKQSSDGQAYKLIGSCVKAIACGGRHSVAVTDTGALLTFGWGLYGQCGQGSTDDELSPTCVSSLLGVTIQGVAAGLWHTVCTSADGGVYSFGGNQFGQLGTGSDQAETLPKLLDAPCLENKNAKLVSCGARHNAMMTDDGQVFCWGWNKYGQLGLGDAIDRNIPALVPMENLRPKNVSCGWWHTLVLAESPT; encoded by the exons ATGAATGttggggaggaggaaggaggcggaggaggaggaggaggggaggagatggaggaggatGGGAAGGAGGAGATGATGGTGGTGGAGGAGACgatggaggagaaggggagggatAAGACGGTGCTGATGTGGGGTTACCTCCCTGGAGTGTCGCCGCAGAGATCGCCTCTGCTTCACCCGGTGGCCGTCCGAATGCCGGATTCGCCCGCAGGAGACCGGTGGCGGGACGTCAGTGGCGGAGGATGCGGATTTGCCATGGCCATCTCTG AGTCAGGCAAGCTATATACATGGGGTTCTACCGATGACATGGGTCAAAGCTATGTTACATCGGGGAAGCATGAG GAGACTCCGGCAATATTTGACCTCCCAACCGAGGTGCCCATAATTATGGCAGCAGCAGGATGGGCTCATTGTGTTGCAGTCACTG CTCAAGGAGAGGTCTACACATGGGGATGGAAAGAGTGTGTGCCTACTGGCAGGATCACTAGAGATCAGTCTTCCTCTGGTGGAACctcagaaaaagaagaaagacacAGTGGATTGTTAAGTGATCAAG TGAGTCCCAGATCACAGGGCTCAAGAGCTAGTGGAACCCTGTCAGGTTTTGATAGTAGAGGTGGTGATGAGAATACGAAGCGAAGAAAGTTGTCTTCAGCTAAAATGGGACCCGAAAGCTCATCCTCTGGTGAAGAAGCTCTTTCGGCACCTCCATGCCTTGTAACTCTTAATGTAGGTATCCATATCACTGGTGTTGCTGCTGGTGGACGACATACACTAGCATTGTCGG TTTCAGATGTAGGTCAGGTGTGGGGTTGGGGCTACGGAGGAGAAGGGCAACTTGGTTTGGGTACTCGTATCCGGAATGTGTCTTCTCCTCATCCTGTACCTTGTATAGAATCAGCTTCTTTCAATAAAGACCGATCATCACCAGCTGCCAAAGGGAAACAAAGCTCAGATGGACAGGCATATAAACTCATAGGAAGCTGTGTGAAGGCCATTGCTTGCGGGGGTCGTCACAGTGTTGCAGTTACAG ATACTGGAGCCCTACTTACTTTCGGATGGGGACTTTATGGCCAG TGTGGACAAGGAAGTACCGATGATGAGCTGAGTCCAACATGTGTATCATCACTTTTGGGTGTCACAATACAAGGAGTTGCTGCTGGCCTGTGGCATACAGTATGCACATCTGCTGATGGTGGTGTGTATTCGTTTGGTGGGAATCAGTTTGGGCAACTAGGAACTGGTTCTGATCAAGCTGAG ACTCTACCCAAGCTACTGGATGCTCCATGTCTGGAGAACAAGAACGCCAAATTGGTCTCCTGTGGAGCACGTCATAATGCCATGATGACAG ATGATGGACAGGTATTTTGCTGGGGATGGAACAAATATGGTCAG CTTGGTTTAGGGGATGCGATCGACAGAAACATCCCTGCTTTGGTTCCTATGGAGAACCTCCGGCCCAAGAACGTGTCATGCGGTTGGTGGCATACCTTGGTTCTTGCTGAATCTCCAACATGA
- the LOC135674837 gene encoding ultraviolet-B receptor UVR8-like isoform X3, with protein sequence MNVGEEEGGGGGGGGEEMEEDGKEEMMVVEETMEEKGRDKTVLMWGYLPGVSPQRSPLLHPVAVRMPDSPAGDRWRDVSGGGCGFAMAISESGKLYTWGSTDDMGQSYVTSGKHEETPAIFDLPTEVPIIMAAAGWAHCVAVTAQGEVYTWGWKECVPTGRITRDQSSSGGTSEKEERHSGLLSDQVSPRSQGSRASGTLSGFDSRGGDENTKRRKLSSAKMGPESSSSGEEALSAPPCLVTLNVGIHITGVAAGGRHTLALSVSDVGQVWGWGYGGEGQLGLGTRIRNVSSPHPVPCIESASFNKDRSSPAAKGKQSSDGQAYKLIGSCVKAIACGGRHSVAVTDTGALLTFGWGLYGQCGQGSTDDELSPTCVSSLLGVTIQGVAAGLWHTVCTSADGGVYSFGGNQFGQLGTGSDQAETLPKLLDAPCLENKNAKLVSCGARHNAMMTALQP encoded by the exons ATGAATGttggggaggaggaaggaggcggaggaggaggaggaggggaggagatggaggaggatGGGAAGGAGGAGATGATGGTGGTGGAGGAGACgatggaggagaaggggagggatAAGACGGTGCTGATGTGGGGTTACCTCCCTGGAGTGTCGCCGCAGAGATCGCCTCTGCTTCACCCGGTGGCCGTCCGAATGCCGGATTCGCCCGCAGGAGACCGGTGGCGGGACGTCAGTGGCGGAGGATGCGGATTTGCCATGGCCATCTCTG AGTCAGGCAAGCTATATACATGGGGTTCTACCGATGACATGGGTCAAAGCTATGTTACATCGGGGAAGCATGAG GAGACTCCGGCAATATTTGACCTCCCAACCGAGGTGCCCATAATTATGGCAGCAGCAGGATGGGCTCATTGTGTTGCAGTCACTG CTCAAGGAGAGGTCTACACATGGGGATGGAAAGAGTGTGTGCCTACTGGCAGGATCACTAGAGATCAGTCTTCCTCTGGTGGAACctcagaaaaagaagaaagacacAGTGGATTGTTAAGTGATCAAG TGAGTCCCAGATCACAGGGCTCAAGAGCTAGTGGAACCCTGTCAGGTTTTGATAGTAGAGGTGGTGATGAGAATACGAAGCGAAGAAAGTTGTCTTCAGCTAAAATGGGACCCGAAAGCTCATCCTCTGGTGAAGAAGCTCTTTCGGCACCTCCATGCCTTGTAACTCTTAATGTAGGTATCCATATCACTGGTGTTGCTGCTGGTGGACGACATACACTAGCATTGTCGG TTTCAGATGTAGGTCAGGTGTGGGGTTGGGGCTACGGAGGAGAAGGGCAACTTGGTTTGGGTACTCGTATCCGGAATGTGTCTTCTCCTCATCCTGTACCTTGTATAGAATCAGCTTCTTTCAATAAAGACCGATCATCACCAGCTGCCAAAGGGAAACAAAGCTCAGATGGACAGGCATATAAACTCATAGGAAGCTGTGTGAAGGCCATTGCTTGCGGGGGTCGTCACAGTGTTGCAGTTACAG ATACTGGAGCCCTACTTACTTTCGGATGGGGACTTTATGGCCAG TGTGGACAAGGAAGTACCGATGATGAGCTGAGTCCAACATGTGTATCATCACTTTTGGGTGTCACAATACAAGGAGTTGCTGCTGGCCTGTGGCATACAGTATGCACATCTGCTGATGGTGGTGTGTATTCGTTTGGTGGGAATCAGTTTGGGCAACTAGGAACTGGTTCTGATCAAGCTGAG ACTCTACCCAAGCTACTGGATGCTCCATGTCTGGAGAACAAGAACGCCAAATTGGTCTCCTGTGGAGCACGTCATAATGCCATGATGACAG CACTTCAGCCATAA
- the LOC135674837 gene encoding ultraviolet-B receptor UVR8-like isoform X4 — MNVGEEEGGGGGGGGEEMEEDGKEEMMVVEETMEEKGRDKTVLMWGYLPGVSPQRSPLLHPVAVRMPDSPAGDRWRDVSGGGCGFAMAISESGKLYTWGSTDDMGQSYVTSGKHEETPAIFDLPTEVPIIMAAAGWAHCVAVTAQGEVYTWGWKECVPTGRITRDQSSSGGTSEKEERHSGLLSDQVSPRSQGSRASGTLSGFDSRGGDENTKRRKLSSAKMGPESSSSGEEALSAPPCLVTLNVGIHITGVAAGGRHTLALSVSDVGQVWGWGYGGEGQLGLGTRIRNVSSPHPVPCIESASFNKDRSSPAAKGKQSSDGQAYKLIGSCVKAIACGGRHSVAVTDTGALLTFGWGLYGQCGQGSTDDELSPTCVSSLLGVTIQGVAAGLWHTVCTSADGGVYSFGGNQFGQLGTGSDQAEHVPFGQKEELHVSPET; from the exons ATGAATGttggggaggaggaaggaggcggaggaggaggaggaggggaggagatggaggaggatGGGAAGGAGGAGATGATGGTGGTGGAGGAGACgatggaggagaaggggagggatAAGACGGTGCTGATGTGGGGTTACCTCCCTGGAGTGTCGCCGCAGAGATCGCCTCTGCTTCACCCGGTGGCCGTCCGAATGCCGGATTCGCCCGCAGGAGACCGGTGGCGGGACGTCAGTGGCGGAGGATGCGGATTTGCCATGGCCATCTCTG AGTCAGGCAAGCTATATACATGGGGTTCTACCGATGACATGGGTCAAAGCTATGTTACATCGGGGAAGCATGAG GAGACTCCGGCAATATTTGACCTCCCAACCGAGGTGCCCATAATTATGGCAGCAGCAGGATGGGCTCATTGTGTTGCAGTCACTG CTCAAGGAGAGGTCTACACATGGGGATGGAAAGAGTGTGTGCCTACTGGCAGGATCACTAGAGATCAGTCTTCCTCTGGTGGAACctcagaaaaagaagaaagacacAGTGGATTGTTAAGTGATCAAG TGAGTCCCAGATCACAGGGCTCAAGAGCTAGTGGAACCCTGTCAGGTTTTGATAGTAGAGGTGGTGATGAGAATACGAAGCGAAGAAAGTTGTCTTCAGCTAAAATGGGACCCGAAAGCTCATCCTCTGGTGAAGAAGCTCTTTCGGCACCTCCATGCCTTGTAACTCTTAATGTAGGTATCCATATCACTGGTGTTGCTGCTGGTGGACGACATACACTAGCATTGTCGG TTTCAGATGTAGGTCAGGTGTGGGGTTGGGGCTACGGAGGAGAAGGGCAACTTGGTTTGGGTACTCGTATCCGGAATGTGTCTTCTCCTCATCCTGTACCTTGTATAGAATCAGCTTCTTTCAATAAAGACCGATCATCACCAGCTGCCAAAGGGAAACAAAGCTCAGATGGACAGGCATATAAACTCATAGGAAGCTGTGTGAAGGCCATTGCTTGCGGGGGTCGTCACAGTGTTGCAGTTACAG ATACTGGAGCCCTACTTACTTTCGGATGGGGACTTTATGGCCAG TGTGGACAAGGAAGTACCGATGATGAGCTGAGTCCAACATGTGTATCATCACTTTTGGGTGTCACAATACAAGGAGTTGCTGCTGGCCTGTGGCATACAGTATGCACATCTGCTGATGGTGGTGTGTATTCGTTTGGTGGGAATCAGTTTGGGCAACTAGGAACTGGTTCTGATCAAGCTGAG CATGTTCCATTCGGACAAAAAGAGGAGTTACATGTATCACCAGAGACCTAA
- the LOC135674836 gene encoding probable methyltransferase PMT11, with the protein MKAVGEFGELKPLLLRISAVAAACLAAFFFGKHWSSASYPQLPFYPRFPVVSSFDSATPYVAISPNAHFSVDVSSLISSLSPPLHAASPAIPSHPPPPPPPPPQLPERIGVVDDEGNMRDDFDVGALDSEVVDVFDEVNGTSKDSEGEDTRVRVGINKFKVCPSSMSEYIPCLDNVEAIERLQSTIRGEKFERHCPEQSKGLNCLVQAPKDYKTPIPWPRSRDEVWFSNVPHTRLVEDKGGQNWITKVKDKFKFPGGGTQFIHGADQYLNQISKMVPDIAFGYHTRVALDIGCGVASFGAFLLSRNVITLSIAPKDVHENQIQFALERGVPAMVAAFATRRLLYPSQAFDLIHCSRCRINWTRDDGILLLEVNRMLRAGGYFVWAAQPVYKHEASQQKAWIEMQDLAARICWELVKKEGYIAIWRKPLSNTCYESRDSGTQPPLCTADDDPDNVWYVNMTACISRLPEIGYGANVSTWPARLQEPPQRLQAVVMDAYIAKNELFMAESRYWDDILASYVRAFHWKKMKLRNVMDMRAGFGGFGSALINHQIDCWVMNVVPNSGPNTLPVIYDRGLVGVTHDWCEPFDTYPRTYDLLHAFGLFSEEQKRCNITSILLEMDRMLRPGGHAYIRDLKYIINDIQQIAEAMGWRTNLRDTAEGPYASRKILMCQKH; encoded by the exons ATGAAGGCTGTCGGCGAGTTCGGGGAGCTCAAACCGCTCCTCCTCAGGATctccgccgtcgccgccgcctgcTTGGCCGCCTTCTTCTTCGGCAAGCACTGGTCTTCCGCCTCCTACCCCCAGCTCCCCTTCTACCCCCGCTTCCCCGTCGTGTCCTCCTTCGACAGCGCCACGCCCTACGTCGCCATCTCCCCCAACGCTCACTTCTCCGTAGACGTCTCCTCCCTGATCTCCTCCTTATCGCCTCCTCTCCATGCAGCCTCTCCGGCCATCCCTTCCCACCCTCCGCCCCCACCCCCGCCTCCTCCGCAACTCCCAGAAAGAATCGGGGTCGTAGACGACGAAGGGAACATGAGAGACGATTTCGATGTGGGCGCGCTGGACTCAGAAGTGGTGGATGTCTTCGACGAGGTGAATGGGACTAGCAAGGATAGCGAAGGGGAGGAcacgagggttagggttgggatcAACAAGTTTAAAGTGTGCCCCAGTAGCATGTCGGAGTATATTCCGTGCTTGGATAACGTGGAGGCAATAGAGAGGTTGCAGTCTACGATAAGAGGGGAAAAATTCGAGCGGCATTGTCCTGAGCAGAGCAAGGGGTTGAATTGCTTGGTTCAGGCGCCCAAGGATTACAAAACGCCGATCCCTTGGCCCAGAAGCAGAGATGAG GTATGGTTTAGCAATGTACCTCACACACGCTTGGTTGAAGATAAAGGAGGTCAAAATTGGATTACAAAAGTTAAAGACAAATTCAAATTTCCTGGAGGTGGAACTCAGTTTATTCATGGGGCAGATCAGTATTTGAATCAGATCTCTAAG ATGGTTCCAGATATTGCATTTGGTTACCATACAAGAGTAGCTCTTGATATTGGTTGTGGAGTAGCAAGTTTTGGTGCTTTCTTACTCTCCCGAAATGTGATCACCTTGTCAATAGCTCCAAAAGATGTTCATGAGAATCAGATTCAGTTTGCTCTTGAACGGGGTGTGCCAGCAATGGTGGCAGCTTTTGCAACTCGTCGATTGTTATATCCAAGTCAGGCATTTGACTTAATTCATTGTTCAAGATGCAGAATAAATTGGACCCGTGATG ATGGAATCCTGCTTCTTGAGGTCAACAGAATGCTAAGAGCTGGAGGTTACTTTGTTTGGGCAGCACAACCAGTTTATAAACATGAAGCGAGCCAACAGAAGGCTTGGATAG AGATGCAGGACCTTGCAGCTAGGATTTGTTGGGAACTTGTAAAGAAGGAAGGATATATTGCAATATGGCGGAAGCCTTTAAGCAATACATGCTATGAGAGTCGTGATTCTGGAACTCAACCTCCATTATGTACTGCAGATGATGATCCAGACAACGTTTG GTATGTGAACATGACGGCATGCATAAGCAGACTTCCTGAGATTGGATATGGAGCAAATGTTTCAACGTGGCCTGCCCGTCTGCAGGAGCCACCACAAAGACTTCAAGCTGTTGTGATGGATGCTTATATAGCAAAAAATGAGCTCTTTATGGCGGAATCGAGATATTGGGATGACATACTTGCAAGCTATGTTCGTGCTTTTCATTGGAAAAAAATGAAGCTGCGGAATGTAATGGATATGAGGGCTGGATTTGGAGG GTTTGGTTCCGCATTAATCAACCATCAAATTGATTGCTGGGTGATGAATGTTGTCCCTAATAGCGGACCCAACACATTACCTGTAATATATGATCGGGGACTTGTAGGAGTTACTCATGACTG GTGTGAACCATTTGATACGTATCCAAGAACTTATGATCTACTGCATGCGTTTGGCCTCTTCTCCGAAGAGCAGAAAAG GTGCAACATCACTAGCATCTTGCTGGAGATGGACCGCATGCTAAGACCTGGTGGGCATGCTTATATTCGTGATTTGAAATACATTATCAACGACATTCAACAAATCGCAGAGGCCATGGGATGGCGGACCAATCTCCGTGATACAGCCGAAGGCCCATATGCGAGCAGGAAGATTTTGATGTGCCAGAAACACTGA
- the LOC103986109 gene encoding probable protein phosphatase 2C 30, with protein MVDICCGVVNCGAEAAAMRSAEPGSRGARRRRMEIRRLRFDAESEAPAVEDEPSGKRQRMDGGAVAGSAEKSGSTSGGGSSPQHTVAVPEELDLSDRFPRFGMAAVCGRRRDMEDAVSIRPDFVGGDHRIPARHHFFGVFDGHGCSHVASLCKDRMHEVVAEEVETLAPGAGTPSQAWRVAMERSFARMDSEAVDGGGGGGGGRPSPDCRCELQPPRCEHVGSTAVVAVIGPTRIVVANCGDSRAVLCRNGAPIPISSDHKPDREDELQRIEAMGGRVIYWDGARVLGVLAMSRAIGDSYLKPYVVSEPEVTVTEREEGDECLILASDGLWDVVSNETACGIARMCLRGGGDDEEEEGGGGGDALCSDAAILLTKLALARQSADNISVVVIDLRSKPKPRRTATATATATTTW; from the exons ATGGTGGATATCTGTTGTGGCGTGGTGAACTGCGGCGCCGAGGCGGCGGCGATGAGGTCCGCCGAGCCGGGATCGCGAGGGGCCAGGCGGCGCCGGATGGAGATCCGGCGGCTCAGGTTCGACGCGGAGTCGGAGGCACCAGCGGTGGAGGACGAACCAAGTGGAAAGCGGCAGAGGATGGACGGCGGCGCCGTTGCCGGGAGCGCGGAGAAATCCGGGTCGACGTCGGGTGGGGGCTCCAGTCCCCAGCATACTGTGGCCGTGCCGGAGGAATTGGATCTGTCCGATCGTTTCCCGAGGTTCGGGATGGCGGCGGTATGCGGGCGGAGGAGGGACATGGAGGACGCCGTTTCCATTCGTCCCGATTTCGTTGGGGGAGACCATCGAATACCGGCGAGGCACCATTTCTTTGGCGTCTTTGATGGCCATGGCTGCTCCCAT GTGGCCTCGCTTTGTAAGGATCGGATGCACGAGGTGGTGGCGGAGGAGGTGGAGACGCTGGCGCCGGGTGCCGGCACGCCGTCGCAAGCATGGAGGGTGGCGATGGAGAGGAGCTTCGCCCGGATGGACTCGGAGGCTGTggacggtggcggcggcggcggcggcgggcgaCCGAGCCCGGACTGCCGGTGCGAGCTCCAGCCGCCGAGGTGCGAGCACGTGGGGTCCACCGCCGTAGTCGCCGTCATCGGCCCTACCCGGATCGTCGTCGCCAACTGCGGCGACTCCCGCGCCGTCCTCTGCCGCAACGGCGCGCCCATCCCCATCTCCTCCGATCACAAG CCGGACCGGGAGGACGAGCTGCAGCGAATCGAAGCCATGGGGGGCCGGGTGATCTATTGGGACGGGGCGAGGGTTCTCGGAGTTCTCGCCATGTCTCGAGCCATAG GAGACAGCTATTTGAAGCCGTACGTGGTATCGGAGCCGGAGGTGACGGTGACGGAGAGGGAGGAGGGCGACGAGTGCCTGATCCTGGCGAGCGACGGGCTGTGGGACGTGGTGAGCAATGAGACTGCCTGTGGCATCGCAAGGATGTGCCTGCGGGGGGGCGGCGAcgacgaagaggaggaaggaggcggCGGTGGTGATGCGTTGTGCTCGGACGCCGCTATATTGCTGACTAAGCTGGCCTTGGCGAGGCAGAGCGCGGATAACATCAGCGTGGTGGTCATCGACCTGCGAAGCAAGCCAAAGCCGAGGaggacggcgacggcgacggcgacggcgacgacgacTTGGTGA